The stretch of DNA TCCCCCGGGAGCACACAGTCCAGCGGGGGCCTCAGAGCCCCGGCCACTTACTAGCCACTGGCCAGTGCTGCAGTGGAGGCATAAACTGAGCCCTGAGATAGCACTGAGGAGAGAGCCACTGCTTCAGCCTGGGGGAGTTGACCAACGATGAGAGAGACCGCATCAGGCAGGTGATGGTGCAGGGGGAGAGGGTCCCCAGCAGATCGGGGCTGGGTTGTAAAGTCTGTGGGCTCCTCCCTGCTGTGAGTTGAGGCTGAGCTGTGGAAAGCTTCTCAGAGGGCAGGACGTGGCACTCCTTACTGCCCAGGGGAGGCCCAGCACTGTCCTGTAAAAGTGTCATGTGAACCATTCATGGAATTAAAACTTTCTGGTAGCCACATTAAAACAGGACATAGAATACAGGGGAAACTAACAATATTGTCAGTTCAACAGGGGATACTAAcaatattgtcatttcaacatgAATGAGACTTCAGCATCAAAATAGTATATTTCAATATACTATCAAAGTGTTATTGCAGCAGGaatcagtataaaaattaaaatgacaacttTTACACGATTTCTTTTGGTATGAAGTCTTCGAAATCTGTGTATTTTGCAGTCCAGCACAGTCCAATTTGGACCACATTTCTGATACtggagccacatgtggctagtggcgaCCACTTGCTACCTTGAGCAGTGAAGGGGTTAGCAGTTCTGGAATATGAGAATTGGCAGTGATTTGTGTAATCCTGAATCTTCCCTCCACCTGAACCAGCCTTCTCCTTTCAGGCCTTTGAACCAGCCTGCCCACCCCCAGATTGGTAACTGGTAGTTTTCAGggggcaaaagagaaaaaactgggGGAACCCCATCATCCATGGGTTATATGGTACAAAACCAAAATGCAAGAATTCCCTGGTGGCGCCTCCCTTTATATGAATCTCTACCAGATAGACCTCCCTGGAAAGCAAGTTCCTCTGTGCCATTTATTGATCACCTGTATGACCTATTAGTGTACTAGATATTTCAGATAATACATCCTAATTTTTTCAACAGCTCTCTAAAGCAGGTTTtcttatctcattttacagaggaggaaagtcAGGGCGTGAGAGATTAAGTACTTTGCCAAAGGTTGTGTGACTGGACGTGGCTGAGCTGAGGCTCAGACCTGGTGTCACACCCTGCTTCTTACCTCTGCTCCTGGCTGTTTCCCTATTAGAGTTCAACACTGTATGTGCATTAGGAGCtctaaactggaaaaaatacacGTGAAGACCTTAATAAGCACATGTTTACATAAAAAACACTGGAAGATGATAATCAGAGAAAAGTCATAAACTTAATTCTGTATAAAAGGATGTgttcccaccccctgctctctgcctccctgcctcctgcccacgCACACTGGGACCAGTTGGAATGTTGCAGTGCTGACCAGTTGCCATGGACTGGcattggtgggggagggggcaggcagctGGAGTTTCATTGGAATCGGGTGGGACTCCGGTGTTTGTGAAGTCTTCCGTTTCCCGGGTTAGGGGAGCTAgaggcacaggtggggaccaggtgCCAGTCCCAGTTGTAAAGCTGAAACTGTGTTAGTGGCTTCTCTGTCTTGCTGGGGCTGCTTGCTGGGAAGGAGCCAGACTGCAGTGTCCTCTCCCTCAGGGGCTGGTAAGCAGTGATGTGGCCCCAAGGCGGGGAGTGGGTCAGGGAGAtagggggcaggtgggcaggcagaGGTGGGCCATGACCATTGGGCTTCGGAGTCAGACTCGAGATTGACCTTTGACTCTGCCACTCCCTGATTTTGTGACTGAGGCAGGGCTTTGGATTGATTGctcgtgggtggaactggagcaGTTACTGTGGCCAGGGCTCTCTTCACTGGAAGCTAGAGAGCCGGTGGAGCCACCTCCAGGGAAAGAGGTATCGGTCATCGGAAGATACAGAAACCGTCCGTGTACCGTCAGGACAGAGCCTCGCAGAGCCGGGTCGGACGGAAACTCCACTACAAAGACGGGAGTGCAGTCCCCTGGgctcctgtctcctctcccccAACCAGCTCTCCCGCTTTCTTCTGCACATGGCATCAGATGGCTCCCCAGTGGCTGCAGCTGTGTGATCGTCCAACTCCAGCATCCCTTACTGTTTCTTAGCATAGGTTTCTGAAATACAGGCTGATTTCTCGAGGCAGGCACACATTTCAGAGGGCCTGGCCGAGCCTGAATGAGCCAGCCCTGTGGTCCAGCAAGCCGAGGCTGGAGCGTGTGGCAAGGTGGTCCTCAGATggccccaggaggcagggccCGGGTATTTAAGCATATATGAACTTGAGCCATAAGGGCTGACGTTTCCCTGCAAAGTTTGCTGTTCTACCCTCCAGGACGGTTCTTTCATGCCTGCTCTTTCCTCAGGCCTACCTCCCCACTCCTCAGACTCGAAGCCGAGCCCTTTCCTGTTTCATTGAGAAAGTCCAAGCCTCTCATTCCTACCACACAGTACAGACCTGCCTTCTCCTGTCCCCGTCCTCCTTGCCTGCCTCCTGTTGGATTCAGAGTTGTGCCTTTGCTTCTCTCAAGGGCAGAACGGTCCTTCGGTGCTCTCGGCACGCTCCCACAGACCTCCACCTTGTCAGCACCAGGTTTCTCCCATTCTGCTGGATACCCCGCCCCCGACCCCCCAGGTTCTGTACCAGCTGCATGTGCTTTTCCTGCAAGAGCTCAGACCAGTTGTCTGGGCAAGTGCCCGTCACAGTGCCAGCACGTGAACCATTTGTCACAAGCTGTGCCAGGACTGGGAAGTTTGCACAGAATGTAAGTCAGCAGTGCCCTCTGCCTCACTGAGTCCAGCTGACTCTTTTTCGTGGCAAAACTTTGTGAATGAAGGAAGCAGCGTGTTCCTTTGCATTCTGGCACAAGCTCCTCTCCTCTGATGAGCAACAGTTTGCGGACTCGCTTGTAGTTGCCCTCGTCTGAGCCTCCCCTCGTGCTCCTGGAGCCACTCGTGTCAGAGCTTCATGTTGCTGAAACCAGTAGAGGCTGCTTCATGGGCTCTCAGGAGTGTTTTGAGGCAGTGCCCTTGATTCTCCTGGTCTCTAAGACTTTATATCCTGGTTCTCCCCTTCCTTTGCCTCATCTCCCCTGGCTTCTTTGCCTGCCGCTTCCCTGCCTGCCCTTTGACTGCAGGTGCTGCAGGGCCCAGGCCTGGCCCTATCTCCATCTGCCCAGCCTTTAGCGAGCTCACCTTGTCCAGTAGCTGATGACTTCCCAATATAGATCTGCCGCCCAGACCGGGCTCCTGAGTCATTGCTCCAGCCGCCTCCTTGATATTTCCATGGTGATGCCCAATAGGCGTCCTCACACGTGGATAGATATGAGCGGAGCACTGACTGTTCTTTCTCAagtctcccccttcccccaccccttctccctcAGCTCGTGAGGCAGGACTACCACCCAGCCTGTTCACCTGTGGTTCCCCCCCCCCTTACCTTGCAGGCCACATCTACTCTGAAGTAGGGCCTACTGGTTGTGCCCCAAGAGACAGCCCAATgccatcctcctccctcccctggtcTGAACCATCCCCCTCTTTGTGCCTCCCTGTCTGAAGCTCTCCAGTGCCTTATGCTGCTCTTGGGATGAAAACGTGCCTCTTTACCACAGCCTGGGAGCCTCCGGATACCCTGGCCTCTGCTGCCCTTTCCAGGTCCAGCTGCCGCCCTTCTCCTGCTCCTGCCACTTCTGCTGTTctaccccactttttttttttttttaaagattttatttattcatgaaagacacagagaggcagagacacaggcagagggagaagtgggagcctgatacgggactcgatcccaagaccccgagatcatgacctgagctgaaggcagatgctcacctttgagccacccaggtaccccatgttCTACCCCACTTTTGTCCCAGCTggtccccttccctcttctccagtGTCCTCTCAGAGATGGTTTCCCTGATTCGGGGGCCCCAGGGAGAACATGGGGCTGTGCTTTGAGGGCCTCAGTATAGGTGAGCGGAAGCAGGGAGACTGCCTGCTGTGACCTACTGGAGAGCCCAGAACTCAGACCTGTGCATTTGGCCTTGAACTCCCGACCAGACCTGTGCTGTCCCCAGCAATGTGAGGCTTTTCTCTAAGCCTCCAGGAACTTCTGGAGGCATCTCACAGATGTCAGGGGCTGGGCAGCCTCCGTGGCGCTAATGCAGGAGGGTGCAGATGGCAGCTAACTGAGCAGGACTGTTGGCCCTTGCAAACCCTGGGCTCCTGGAGCCACCCACCCATGGCCAGTCCCATGAGGGGTCATGTGGGCAGCCAGGGCAGGTCCTCTGTTTTTCTTAGACCCACAGGCCATTAACTCCACGGAGAGCGCTGCAACCAGAGGGCTGCTCATGGCTCGTCTCTCCTCACGATCCTGAGGCCGTgtcagggagagtgggagggcgGGCTGTGGTTTCAGAGTCCACAAGGGATGATGCTCTGCTGTCCATTGCTCTCTTAGAAACCCCTGTTGGTGCTGTTTACAAACCAGGTGACCAGTGGGTGATCAGTGgcaggacttttttttctcttgctccctGGTTTCCTCCCTTTCCCATCCAACTCACAGGCTGTTGGGGTGAGTCCCAGGAGCATCAGCTAATGGACAGTGGGTGCCTCCTGCTTGCTGTGCACCATGTCACGGGTTCTCGTCTCGTCCTCACCAAGGCCCTGCAAGGGGCACACTGCCACTCTCAGCCCCTCCCAGGTGAGCAGCTCAGTAAGAGGAGAAAAAGCTCAGGGAGGCCACTTGGGCTACAGGCAGGAGAGTTGTGGAGAGAGGGAACCAGCTCCCTCTGGCTCCACACCTGTACTGTGCCCCTGTGGGTATGCCCCATGGACAAGCACCTTTTCCAACTGCCACGGTCAGCCTGTGTGAGAGAAGCCCTTCTGATGGTTCAGCTGATGGCGGTGAGGCCCGGTGAGGCTGAGGGACTCGGCCACAGCCATTCATCCAGTCAGAGGTACGTCCAGGTCCTTTTGAGCAGCCTGTGGAAGATTTGTAAAGAATTGGTGAAGCCAGGGATTCCTACACCTGTCAGGTGTTAAGAAAGTGCTAgtgggttatttttaaaagcttaacgGAAATTGCATACAGCCAAAATCGGGCTGCCCTGACTTTAAGATCAGCTTCGGGCTGGCCTTATGCCATCCCAGTGCACGAAAACCAGTCATCTTGCATTATAAGAAACTCTGCCTGGTGTGggcaatacagaaaaaaagtccTGAGGTCCATATGCAATGAGAGCACTGCTAAGAGATTAGGTCTCATATAAGACCTCCTCTGTCTCAGAATCCACATTCCAGACTCTGCCATTTAACATTGTCACTCAGGTGTAAACGCCATCTTCCTCCTCAGTGTGGTGACAGGCCACCCACGGCCCTTGGAAAATAGTACACACACAGAATCGGGTCACAAAAGTGTCTTTGTCAGGGggcccctgggcagctcagtggttgagcgtctgccttcagctcagggcatgatccccgggtcctggaatcgagtcccacatcgggctacccacagggagcctgcttctccctctgcctatgtctctgccactctctctgtgtgtctcatgaataaataaagattttgaagaaaaaagtgtCTTTGTCAGATGAACATTGGCAGGTACTGCCCTTCTGCCTCTGAGAGCATCTAACTCCACGCTAGTCCCAGGATGCCGTAAGGGACAGATGTCTTTTTTGTCTGGTATCCAGCCTCCCCCTCTTTGCTGTGTTTAGAAAACACTCCACCTACTATAGAGGCTCAGCGGCTGGGCTCTGGGTAGATTGGGCCTCGGTGTGACGAGTCCGATACCCACGGGAGCCGGCGGTTTATCCTGGACAGTGACAGCAGCTACACCTAGTCTCTAGGGACAGCAGCCGTAGCCGCCGGGGCTCCTGCTCCAGTGATAGAGCCCAGGTGCTGACATGGTGTGAGTTGGGTTCTGCTTATGGCCGCCTGCTCCCTTGTCCTGCTCACTTCCTGAGCCTGGTCCTCTGGCTTTTCTGGGGATCCTGAGAGGTGCCAGACACTCCTCCGTCTCATCAGCAGCCAAAAGATTGCTGTTGCTTAAAGCTAAGAAGCACACTTGTCTGGAACTGTTGCTCTAAAGTCCACGGGTTTGTAATTCATCCTTAGGCCCCTGACAGCACGgcttcaccacctgagcacctCCTCGGGGCTCGGAATGTGCCAGGATCCTAGTTTGAGTGGGCGGCAGGACACGGGCCCAGCCAGTCTCTGTTGTCTGACCCAGGTCTCcactctgcctgccaccccccgTGCACCCCCAGACCGCGGGCACTGTGACGGTGAGACAGTCCTGCACCTCTTTCTCAGTATCTTGGGCAGTGCCCGGCAcgcagtaggtgctcaggaaggTGTGACGGAGGGGTGAACCGGTGCCAGCGGAGAAGTCCGTGCCTCTGGGCTCTCTCCAGCCCCGGGGAGGCCGGCCCGGCCTGCGATCGGGCCCAAGGCTTGGGCAGGACGGAGCCACGTGCCTGGAGAGCACAGGTTGCTGGCCGCTCGCCCCTCCAGATGGCTGGGGACGTTGTGGCACCCAGAACAGTGAGGAAAGCCTCCCTGGAGAGGAGGAGCCTCAGCGGTGGAGAGACGGGTGCCCCCCTCTCCTCTACGCGGAGACAGCGTGCACAGAGGCCCTATGTGAGCAGGCCGGAGACCCGTTCCCCGTGCGCCCCCGGGCCCGGCAGCGCAGGGTCCCTCCAGCTCACCCCCACACCACTATGCAGAGTCCGTCTCCAGAGCCCTACTGTCCCTACGCCCTTGCCTTCGGAGTTGCTGGGTTCACAATTGCCTTTCACTCGAtggttccttttccctttccctctgttcatGTTTGATCATCGTTCTTTCTGCAGGAGGTTCGGTGCCAAGGCCGGAGAAGTGTGGCCCTTCCTTCCAGACCCTCTCCGACGCACCCTCCTAGCATCACTCAGGCAAGATGCGGCAGCTCAAAGGCAAGCCCAAGAAGGAAACGTCCAAGGACAAGAAGGAGCGGAAGCAGGCCATGCAGGAGGCCCGGCAGCAGATCACCACGGTGGTGCTGCCCACGCTGGCCGTGGTCGTGCTGCTGATCGTGGTGTTCGTGTACGTGGCCACGCGCCCCGCCATCACCGAATGAGCGCTGGGGGACTTCCCCAGCAGGCAGCAGAGGCCCGGGAGggggaaggcaaaagaaagatgGCCTTCGTGTTCAGAGATTTTCCTAATGCTGAGCTCTGAGCAAGAGCACCCTGTCTTCTCTGGTCTTTGACTTGATTAAAGTTTCTCCAATTTCCCTGGGAGGGAATAGGGAACGTTTTATCAGTGAACGTGCCATACACCTTATGGTCCACTTCATGTGCCTTTCAGACTTCAAAgcagtgtgcgtgtgtgtgtgtgtgtgcgcgcgtgtgtttCTTTTTCCGCTCCTAAGATCAATATGTAGCTCCACCCGGTGAGAGGAGGCATCTCTGGGTCATGAATCATTTGGAATCAGTGCTTACCCCATCCACATTGTTTAGAACATGACTCTTCCTACATGTGTTCACAATTTCCAAAGGGACTGTATTTCTTCTCTGTGCTTAATGTGATTTGAAATATGTCGActcaaaagtgaaatatttattttttgaataaaggAGATAATAGCCTTAAACTGGATGTTTATCTTGCTTTGCCAGGAAGTGGCCTTGCTCTCGGAGGCGCAAGAAGGTGCTGTGTGTCTGTGGGGAACCCTCTCCAGGTGGCCGGTGGCCGTCTTcagtcctccccccacccccagctccctcttcactccctctccctccccgcctGAATCCTCAATATGGTTTGTGCTTTTTGACTGTTAAAGATGGAGAGACTCttaagaggggcagagagggtgcACTAATTGGTCTGTGTGAGCAAAGTAAGAGTTCTAATTGGAATAGGACTACAAGTGCTTTTTACACCAGTTAGAAGCTGCAGTAGCAGAGTGGTCCTGAGGTAAAGGTCAGACTTCGTTCTGTTCCTGCTGAAAGGATGCAAATTGTTTGCAGTCCAGCTGAGTTTTTGATGCAATTTGGCCCTGCTAGAAAGGTGTTCTGCATTGTATTCTGAGGGCATTGTTAGCCTGGCCCCGGTTCCTGATGGAGTGACCCCTCTTTGGAAGTCAGATTCGTGGTGACTGTTCTGAGGGCGTCTGTCCTCCCATCATTACTGATTACAGAGAGATTTGTGGGGTGAGAAGTGCTTTTCTAATCATGGTGGCTACATGACTTGCTCACTGATGCCTCAGGTGGTTGGCTGGGGACTTGGGGCCTCTTGGAGCGAGTTCTTCAGGAAGACGAAGCAGCTGTTGAAGGACCCCAGCTGATGCCCTGTGTTCCTGGGACTCAGCGGGGCTGGCAGCTCTGTGGGCCCCTCCGTGGGAGCTGGTCTCAGAGGGAGACACTGCGTGGCCTTAGACTCACTCAAGTGCCCATGGCCCTGACATGagatttactaaaatatttatcaaatgcagAGGCTGCTAGCCTAAAGTTTTTCTTAGGTTTCTACTTTTCTCTCCCTTGTTTGGTTCTCTTCCGAGCCCCAGTGCTTGTAGTCTGTGAAAGATAGGAGGCA from Canis lupus dingo isolate Sandy chromosome 21, ASM325472v2, whole genome shotgun sequence encodes:
- the SMCO4 gene encoding single-pass membrane and coiled-coil domain-containing protein 4 — its product is MDKHLFQLPRSACVREALLMVQLMAVRPGEAEGLGHSHSSSQRRFGAKAGEVWPFLPDPLRRTLLASLRQDAAAQRQAQEGNVQGQEGAEAGHAGGPAADHHGGAAHAGRGRAADRGVRVRGHAPRHHRMSAGGLPQQAAEAREGEGKRKMAFVFRDFPNAEL